Proteins co-encoded in one Armatimonadota bacterium genomic window:
- the arc gene encoding proteasome-associated ATPase, with translation MKRDRYEEQKFEEFQPPETSLRALTLLDEILRARPPQDARLLNYLLLLRHQLEVDEKQFQEAQKALQEYEQVYEKLTSPANRIGVYLGSPAEGIAMIAVGDTEYYANIDPKMDASTLKVGTRVRINEAFAVVGDLGYHPQGPVVKVQEVLEDGRLRVASDPQGVSGRLVLRGHELQDATIKPGDEVRMEPNLKVALEHFAQREARDYYFEEVPEIPWSAIGGQEEAIRVIRDTIELPLLHPELFRKFEKQPIKGILLYGPPGCGKTLIGKATAYNLTQEYRKQLNRDVREYFMYISGPKILNMWLGESERMVREIFAAAREKAREGHLVFIFIDEAESILRVRNSGRFTHISNTVVPQFCAEMDGLVSLENVVVMLTSNRPDYIDPAVLRPGRIDRKVKVSRPDKRASRDILAIYLHPNIPLDPATVREYGSEEAAREALLDGAIEYLWRKHAETEFVQVYLRNGSVETLYWRDLVSGALLKSVVDRAKDYAIKRAIECGEDSGISLPDLQQAIRMEYKESEIFPKSDSQEDWLKLLDYEPDNVADVRPIRPQDRERQSASRRNII, from the coding sequence ATGAAGCGCGACCGTTACGAAGAGCAAAAGTTTGAAGAGTTCCAGCCGCCGGAGACCTCCCTGCGTGCGCTCACGTTACTTGACGAAATCCTCCGCGCTCGTCCACCGCAGGATGCTCGGCTCCTGAACTACCTGCTGCTGCTGCGTCATCAGCTGGAGGTGGACGAGAAGCAGTTTCAGGAGGCGCAGAAGGCGCTGCAGGAGTACGAGCAGGTGTACGAAAAGCTCACCTCTCCGGCAAACCGCATCGGCGTGTACCTGGGTTCACCCGCCGAGGGCATCGCCATGATCGCTGTCGGCGACACCGAGTACTACGCCAACATCGACCCGAAGATGGACGCCAGCACGCTGAAGGTGGGAACGCGCGTGCGCATCAACGAGGCGTTCGCAGTGGTGGGCGATTTAGGCTATCACCCGCAGGGTCCTGTTGTGAAAGTGCAGGAGGTTCTGGAGGACGGGCGCTTGCGCGTGGCATCCGACCCGCAGGGCGTGTCGGGACGGCTGGTGCTGCGCGGTCATGAACTGCAAGATGCTACGATTAAGCCGGGCGACGAAGTGCGCATGGAGCCGAACCTGAAAGTGGCTCTGGAACACTTCGCGCAGCGCGAGGCACGCGACTACTACTTTGAGGAGGTTCCTGAGATACCCTGGAGCGCGATTGGCGGTCAGGAGGAAGCCATCCGTGTCATTCGCGACACTATCGAACTGCCGCTGCTCCATCCCGAGCTGTTCCGCAAATTCGAGAAGCAGCCGATTAAGGGCATCCTGTTGTATGGACCTCCCGGCTGTGGCAAGACACTGATTGGTAAAGCCACCGCTTATAACCTCACACAGGAATATCGCAAACAGCTCAACCGCGATGTGCGTGAATACTTCATGTACATCAGCGGTCCGAAGATACTGAACATGTGGCTGGGCGAGAGCGAGCGCATGGTGCGCGAAATCTTCGCCGCGGCTCGCGAGAAGGCGCGCGAAGGACATCTGGTGTTCATCTTCATCGATGAGGCAGAATCTATCCTGCGCGTGCGCAACTCCGGCAGGTTCACGCATATCTCCAACACCGTCGTGCCGCAGTTCTGCGCGGAGATGGACGGGCTGGTGTCGCTGGAGAACGTGGTGGTGATGCTGACCTCCAACCGCCCGGACTACATTGACCCGGCGGTGCTGCGTCCCGGACGCATCGACCGCAAAGTGAAGGTCTCTCGCCCGGACAAACGGGCTTCACGGGATATTCTGGCGATTTACCTGCATCCCAACATCCCGCTGGACCCGGCGACGGTGCGCGAATACGGCTCGGAAGAGGCGGCGCGCGAGGCGTTGCTGGACGGCGCGATCGAGTACCTGTGGCGCAAGCACGCCGAAACCGAGTTCGTGCAGGTGTATCTGCGCAATGGCTCGGTGGAGACACTCTACTGGCGTGACCTGGTGAGCGGCGCGCTGCTGAAGTCGGTGGTGGATCGCGCGAAGGACTACGCCATCAAGCGAGCCATCGAGTGCGGCGAGGACAGCGGTATCTCCCTGCCCGACCTGCAGCAAGCCATCCGCATGGAGTATAAGGAGAGCGAAATCTTCCCCAAGTCCGACTCGCAGGAAGACTGGCTGAAGCTGCTGGACTACGAACCGGACAACGTGGCGGACGTGCGTCCGATCCGTCCGCAAGACCGCGAACGGCAATCGGCGAGCCGACGCAACATCATTTAG
- a CDS encoding radical SAM/SPASM domain-containing protein, translating to MECEGFSLLAHISDLTVERNIPFNVMFELTHRCNTRCKHCYQHHPKRADGELSTEEWCRVMDDLAEAGTLYLTLTGGEVLLRKDFFDIARYARKKRFALKIYTNGTLITPKVAEQIAALHPFTVEISVYGSNAQTHDDMTQVKGSFDRVIRAVKLLVGLGQRVILKCPLATSSFGQYEDIMQMAQELGAEYRFDPTIAPMNDGDMCPTNLRIGVEELMRLYDDERVFKKKGLPSMGPNDKVKMCDAGRNSLAINPWGEVYPCVQMLIPCGNVREKSILEIWYGSRELRNLRNITPDDLTQCQSCEVKQYCSRCPGQALLEDGSLTGCQSRAKVIARIRKRLAEQQGQVSAGNTLLRVVA from the coding sequence ATGGAATGCGAAGGGTTCTCGCTATTGGCGCACATCTCCGACCTGACGGTGGAGCGGAACATCCCCTTCAACGTGATGTTTGAGCTCACGCACCGGTGCAACACCCGCTGTAAACACTGTTATCAACACCATCCCAAACGCGCCGATGGGGAACTGAGCACCGAAGAGTGGTGCCGTGTGATGGACGACCTCGCCGAGGCGGGCACGCTATACCTGACGCTCACCGGCGGTGAGGTGTTGTTGCGCAAGGACTTCTTCGATATCGCTCGCTACGCCCGCAAGAAACGCTTCGCGCTGAAGATATACACCAACGGCACGCTGATCACTCCCAAAGTGGCTGAACAGATAGCCGCCCTGCACCCTTTCACCGTGGAAATCAGCGTATACGGCTCCAATGCGCAAACACACGACGATATGACACAGGTCAAGGGTAGCTTTGATCGCGTGATACGCGCAGTGAAACTGCTGGTCGGATTAGGACAGCGTGTGATCCTCAAGTGCCCACTGGCGACATCCAGCTTTGGTCAATATGAGGACATCATGCAAATGGCGCAGGAGCTGGGTGCAGAGTACCGCTTTGACCCCACCATCGCCCCCATGAACGACGGCGATATGTGCCCGACGAACCTGCGCATCGGGGTAGAAGAGCTGATGAGGCTGTATGACGACGAGCGGGTGTTCAAAAAGAAGGGGCTACCCTCTATGGGACCCAACGACAAGGTGAAGATGTGCGATGCGGGGCGCAATAGCCTGGCGATTAACCCGTGGGGCGAAGTGTACCCCTGCGTACAGATGCTCATACCCTGCGGCAACGTACGCGAGAAGTCTATTCTGGAGATATGGTATGGCTCACGCGAGCTGCGAAACCTCCGTAACATCACTCCCGACGACCTGACGCAGTGCCAGAGCTGCGAGGTGAAGCAGTACTGTAGCCGATGCCCTGGGCAGGCTCTTCTGGAGGACGGTAGCCTCACCGGTTGTCAGAGCCGCGCAAAGGTGATTGCCCGCATTCGCAAACGTCTCGCCGAGCAGCAAGGGCAAGTGTCAGCAGGCAACACCCTCCTGCGCGTAGTCGCTTAA
- a CDS encoding LacI family transcriptional regulator: protein MPELTQNQIARLSRVSQATVSRVLRGDPRVNEELRQRVLAVIEKHGYVPDARAQSLRSQRTGILGLVVHRSPKQLARDPFFSALIAAIIEFAGKAGYHLCVDAARAVQSRRAIYEDLLRTRRVDGLILVEPQTQDERMPRLLEEGFPFVLIGRYEPTDAVYSVDNDNIGAGRMATEYLLHKGHQRIAYISGPRGIFVCEDRHTGYQQALKDAGLCGVPELVVWGDFTEEHGYRAMSRLLSLPHPPTAVVAVDDLVAVGALRAARERGMDIPQQLAVIGFNDSPFCQYVDPPLSSVAVDIRALAQMSTEVLIRQIEGREPSQRRYIVPCHLVERASA, encoded by the coding sequence ATGCCCGAACTGACACAGAACCAGATAGCCAGGCTGTCGCGAGTGTCGCAGGCGACCGTCTCGCGGGTGCTGCGCGGTGACCCGCGCGTGAACGAGGAGCTGCGCCAGCGTGTGCTGGCGGTGATTGAAAAGCACGGCTATGTGCCCGATGCCCGGGCGCAATCCCTGCGCTCACAGCGCACAGGAATCCTGGGGCTGGTGGTGCACCGTTCTCCCAAACAGCTCGCCCGTGACCCCTTCTTCAGCGCACTCATCGCCGCCATCATCGAGTTCGCGGGCAAAGCGGGATACCACCTGTGCGTGGATGCGGCTCGCGCGGTGCAATCCCGGCGCGCTATCTACGAAGACCTGTTGCGCACACGTCGGGTAGACGGGCTGATTCTGGTGGAGCCGCAAACGCAGGACGAACGGATGCCTCGCCTGCTGGAAGAGGGTTTTCCCTTCGTGCTCATCGGGCGCTACGAGCCGACCGACGCAGTGTACTCGGTGGACAATGACAACATCGGCGCGGGACGCATGGCCACCGAATACCTCCTCCACAAAGGGCACCAGCGCATCGCCTACATCAGCGGACCGCGCGGCATTTTTGTGTGTGAGGACCGCCATACCGGCTACCAGCAGGCATTGAAAGATGCGGGGTTGTGTGGCGTGCCCGAACTGGTCGTTTGGGGCGATTTCACCGAAGAGCACGGATACCGCGCCATGAGCCGATTGCTCAGCCTGCCGCATCCGCCGACAGCAGTGGTCGCGGTGGATGACCTGGTAGCCGTCGGAGCACTGCGCGCCGCGAGGGAGCGTGGAATGGACATTCCGCAGCAACTGGCGGTCATCGGTTTCAACGATTCGCCCTTCTGCCAGTATGTAGACCCACCCCTGAGCTCGGTAGCAGTGGACATCCGCGCCCTCGCCCAGATGTCTACCGAGGTGCTGATACGTCAGATTGAGGGGCGAGAACCCTCCCAGCGGCGCTATATCGTGCCCTGTCATCTGGTGGAAAGGGCATCGGCGTGA
- a CDS encoding alpha amylase catalytic subunit, translating to MRRVIGNLIPSPSPTGRGENASFPRGEGRRGGRFSIGFLLTLLLLLAFARAYAQEGIPVTFRLQLEEPAQVVYLAGTFNEWQVGRNPMHSEDGGKTWTLTLYLMPGVYQYKFVVNGNDWRTDPHAVQNVDDGMGNINSLLIVEAKGLNPPGRVGDGVVTLSALRHEPREMFYLHADGRDAVLTVRTRRDDVQSVQVTLYDGKRFVKKTMPRVTQDTLFAYYRLGVPRRAVQYLFSLQDSHKRVWFSPRGATDAKPGQWFRLQPERLPEVKAPAWTADAIFYQIVPDRFLNADPTNDPDPTQPLDETGRTDQFFGGDLWGVVQKVDYLHRLGVTALYLTPIFTSVTHHKYDTDDYTRVDPHFGGDEALVTLCRELKRRGMRLILDGVFNHVGVHFFAFRDLLEKQEASAYRHWFTVHRFPVRIENPAPYSAWWGIPYVPKLNHENPEVRDYLLNQVILPWMRRVPFDGWRLDVANEVPDHFWREFRRQVKRVRPDAVIIGEIWGDATHWLRGDMFDAVMNYPWRGFVLDWVAFRRTPPSVLDERLRLLAMTYPRAVTYGMYNMLSSHDTHRLRTLCGGDWRKVRLAFLLQMTLPGAPAIYYGDEVGMEGGNIPDNRQPMDWNPPAEGKSLRDYVAALIRLRKQHIALRRGDWVTLLTDDRQNVYAYLRQHGTEQVLVVLNNGEKPAIVRLKVPATTRTLRVVLSSDGSTAPQRIAVQRGGWLSLRIPAMTGWVLLPSSP from the coding sequence ATGCGCAGGGTGATTGGGAATCTCATCCCCAGCCCCTCTCCCACAGGAAGAGGAGAAAACGCCTCCTTCCCGCGCGGGGAAGGGAGACGGGGGGGGAGGTTTTCCATCGGCTTTCTTCTCACCTTGCTGTTGCTGCTCGCCTTTGCCAGGGCATACGCTCAGGAGGGTATCCCCGTCACCTTCCGCCTGCAGCTGGAGGAACCGGCGCAGGTGGTGTACCTGGCAGGCACGTTCAACGAGTGGCAGGTGGGACGCAACCCCATGCACAGCGAAGACGGAGGCAAGACGTGGACGCTCACCCTGTACCTGATGCCCGGCGTATACCAGTATAAGTTCGTGGTCAACGGCAACGACTGGCGTACCGACCCCCACGCCGTACAGAACGTGGATGACGGCATGGGCAATATCAACTCCCTGCTGATTGTGGAGGCAAAGGGTCTCAACCCGCCCGGTCGTGTGGGGGACGGGGTCGTCACTCTCTCTGCCCTGCGCCACGAGCCACGCGAGATGTTCTATCTGCACGCCGACGGGCGAGATGCTGTGCTCACCGTGCGCACACGGCGCGATGACGTGCAGAGCGTGCAGGTCACCCTGTACGACGGCAAACGTTTCGTGAAAAAGACTATGCCGCGTGTCACACAGGACACCCTCTTCGCCTACTATCGCCTGGGCGTTCCACGACGCGCAGTGCAGTATCTGTTCTCGTTGCAGGATAGCCACAAAAGGGTGTGGTTCTCTCCACGGGGGGCAACCGACGCCAAACCCGGGCAGTGGTTCCGCCTGCAACCAGAGCGATTGCCTGAGGTGAAGGCCCCCGCGTGGACAGCCGACGCCATTTTCTACCAGATTGTGCCCGACCGATTCCTGAACGCCGACCCCACCAACGACCCCGACCCCACCCAACCTCTGGACGAAACAGGACGTACCGACCAGTTCTTCGGCGGCGACCTGTGGGGCGTGGTACAGAAGGTGGATTATCTGCATCGGCTGGGCGTGACCGCGCTCTACCTGACGCCCATTTTCACCTCCGTCACGCACCACAAGTACGACACCGATGACTATACCCGCGTAGACCCCCACTTCGGCGGCGACGAGGCGCTGGTGACCCTCTGTCGTGAGCTGAAACGGCGGGGGATGCGTCTGATACTGGACGGTGTGTTCAATCACGTGGGCGTGCATTTCTTCGCCTTCCGCGACCTGCTGGAGAAGCAAGAGGCTTCAGCGTATCGCCACTGGTTTACCGTGCACCGATTCCCGGTGCGGATAGAGAACCCTGCACCCTACTCCGCATGGTGGGGCATTCCCTACGTGCCCAAACTCAACCACGAGAACCCCGAGGTACGGGACTATCTCCTGAATCAGGTGATTCTCCCCTGGATGCGGCGAGTGCCCTTTGACGGCTGGAGACTGGATGTGGCGAACGAGGTGCCCGACCACTTCTGGCGTGAGTTTCGCCGGCAGGTGAAGCGCGTGCGACCCGATGCGGTCATCATCGGCGAGATATGGGGCGATGCCACTCACTGGCTGCGCGGCGACATGTTTGATGCGGTGATGAACTACCCCTGGCGCGGATTTGTGCTGGACTGGGTGGCTTTTCGCCGTACCCCACCGTCGGTGCTGGATGAACGCTTGCGCCTGCTGGCGATGACTTATCCGCGCGCGGTGACATACGGTATGTACAACATGCTCAGCAGTCACGACACCCATCGGCTGCGCACCCTGTGCGGCGGCGACTGGCGCAAAGTGCGGCTGGCGTTCCTATTGCAAATGACCCTGCCCGGTGCACCCGCTATCTACTACGGTGATGAGGTGGGTATGGAAGGCGGAAACATCCCCGACAACCGCCAACCGATGGACTGGAATCCCCCTGCGGAGGGCAAATCGCTGCGGGACTACGTGGCTGCGCTGATACGACTGCGCAAACAGCATATCGCCCTGCGCCGCGGCGACTGGGTGACTCTGTTGACCGACGACCGGCAAAACGTCTACGCCTACCTGCGCCAGCACGGCACAGAGCAGGTGCTGGTCGTGCTGAACAACGGCGAAAAGCCAGCCATCGTCCGGCTGAAAGTGCCAGCGACTACCCGCACGCTTCGCGTCGTATTGTCTTCCGATGGAAGCACCGCACCTCAGCGTATTGCCGTGCAACGCGGTGGATGGCTCTCCCTGAGGATACCCGCGATGACCGGCTGGGTGTTACTACCTTCCTCCCCTTGA
- a CDS encoding membrane protein — translation MKENLQYGGQAVIEGVMMRSPRYFAVACRHPNGEIVLKLEDLANSWLSRLKWLHRPFLRGTLALLDAMALGIRALRFSADVQLEEQTQTVQQKRINDLAIGSTMIVGLLVGLGLFVALPTALTQLLPWKNPVLLNMLDGVIRIALFIGYVTAIGSLKEIRRVFQYHGAEHKAINTFEAGLPLTMENAKAQSRIHPRCGTSFVMVVLILAIFVFSLTGRPPIWIRIPLHIALLPLVAGIAYEAIKFAGRHKDSRFTRWLLAPGLWSQHLTTREPEEAQIEVALRALQAVMEQERQTGEVVSVA, via the coding sequence ATGAAGGAGAATCTGCAATACGGCGGGCAGGCGGTCATCGAGGGAGTGATGATGCGCAGTCCGCGATACTTTGCGGTGGCGTGTCGGCATCCAAACGGCGAGATTGTGCTGAAGCTGGAAGACCTTGCCAACTCGTGGCTGTCGCGCCTGAAGTGGCTCCATCGCCCCTTCCTGCGGGGGACACTGGCACTATTGGACGCGATGGCGCTGGGCATCCGCGCCTTACGTTTCTCTGCCGATGTGCAACTGGAGGAACAGACGCAGACCGTACAGCAAAAGCGCATCAACGACCTCGCAATCGGCTCCACGATGATCGTGGGGCTGCTGGTGGGGTTAGGGCTGTTTGTGGCGTTGCCCACCGCGTTGACCCAGCTGTTGCCCTGGAAGAATCCCGTATTGCTCAATATGTTGGACGGCGTCATCCGCATCGCCCTGTTCATCGGCTACGTGACGGCGATAGGGAGCCTGAAAGAGATTCGGCGTGTGTTTCAATATCACGGCGCGGAGCACAAAGCGATTAACACCTTCGAAGCGGGGCTACCGCTCACGATGGAGAATGCAAAGGCGCAATCGCGCATCCATCCTCGCTGCGGAACCAGCTTTGTGATGGTGGTGCTGATACTGGCTATCTTCGTGTTTTCGCTCACCGGTCGTCCGCCGATATGGATACGCATCCCCTTGCATATTGCGTTGCTGCCTCTGGTGGCGGGCATTGCCTACGAAGCCATTAAGTTCGCAGGCAGACACAAAGATTCACGCTTCACTCGCTGGTTGCTGGCGCCCGGATTGTGGAGCCAGCATCTCACCACCCGCGAACCAGAAGAGGCGCAGATAGAGGTTGCCCTGCGCGCTCTGCAGGCGGTGATGGAACAAGAAAGGCAGACGGGCGAAGTGGTATCGGTGGCGTAG
- the rpmE gene encoding 50S ribosomal protein L31 yields the protein MKQGIHPEYKIATVTCACGNTFTTRSLKEEIHVEICSKCHPFFTGKQKIVDTGGRVERFLRKYGLQG from the coding sequence ATGAAGCAAGGCATCCATCCAGAATACAAGATTGCGACGGTGACCTGCGCGTGCGGGAACACCTTCACCACGCGCTCGCTCAAAGAGGAGATTCATGTGGAAATCTGTTCGAAATGTCACCCGTTCTTCACGGGCAAGCAGAAGATTGTGGACACCGGCGGGCGCGTAGAGCGGTTCCTGCGCAAGTACGGTCTGCAAGGGTAG
- a CDS encoding methylase: protein MAKTAFVTTPLRYPGGKSRALPQILPLIPTDFIEFREPMVGGGSVFLRVKQLYPDRLYWINDVHYELYCFWKMAQTRNAELVRAVMRIREQATDGRELFYSLLEKYGTGDEFERAVRFFVLNRITFSGTVDSGGYSEGAFHGRFTLSAIRNLARVALVLRDVQITCLDYAEVVMAPGEGVFLFLDPPYYSVADSRLYGRRGELHLSFDHERFAQTMRRCPHRWLITYDDCPQVRELFQGAYMLEWTLQYGMNNYKQGRALPGKELFIANYDISRVAPRQLEMLLERGASYTTP from the coding sequence ATGGCTAAAACCGCATTTGTCACCACTCCACTGCGTTACCCGGGAGGTAAATCGCGGGCGCTACCGCAGATTCTGCCCCTCATCCCCACCGATTTTATAGAGTTTCGCGAGCCGATGGTGGGGGGAGGTTCCGTTTTTCTGAGGGTGAAACAGCTCTATCCTGACCGCCTGTACTGGATAAATGATGTCCACTACGAGCTGTACTGCTTCTGGAAGATGGCGCAAACTCGAAACGCCGAACTGGTCAGGGCGGTAATGCGCATCCGCGAACAGGCGACAGATGGGCGCGAGCTTTTCTACAGCTTGCTGGAAAAGTACGGCACCGGAGACGAGTTTGAGCGCGCGGTGCGTTTCTTTGTGCTGAATCGGATCACTTTCTCAGGCACGGTGGACTCTGGCGGCTACTCGGAAGGCGCGTTTCATGGCAGATTTACCCTGTCTGCCATCCGAAACCTGGCGCGTGTGGCACTGGTGCTACGCGATGTGCAAATCACCTGCCTGGACTATGCCGAGGTGGTGATGGCTCCAGGTGAGGGGGTGTTTCTTTTCCTGGATCCCCCTTATTATTCCGTCGCTGACTCCCGTCTCTACGGTCGGCGCGGTGAGTTACATCTGAGCTTTGACCACGAGCGCTTTGCGCAAACGATGCGCCGCTGCCCACATCGGTGGCTCATCACTTACGACGACTGCCCGCAAGTGCGCGAGCTGTTCCAAGGCGCTTACATGCTGGAATGGACGCTGCAGTACGGGATGAACAACTATAAGCAGGGGCGTGCTCTGCCGGGCAAAGAGCTGTTCATCGCTAACTACGATATCAGCCGCGTTGCGCCCCGTCAGCTGGAGATGCTGCTGGAACGTGGCGCCAGCTACACCACTCCCTGA